The Bacteroidota bacterium genome includes a region encoding these proteins:
- a CDS encoding CcmD family protein has product MKKLFNFLPYILSFLFLISKVTFAHAQNEPSPDSGNNIDNVLRSNGMIYVVVGVIVIILGGVILYLTSIDKKITKLEKEMHENK; this is encoded by the coding sequence ATGAAAAAGCTATTTAATTTTCTTCCCTATATTTTATCATTTCTTTTTTTGATTTCAAAGGTTACCTTTGCGCACGCTCAAAATGAGCCATCACCGGATTCAGGCAATAACATCGACAATGTATTGAGAAGTAACGGGATGATCTATGTAGTAGTGGGTGTAATTGTGATTATTTTGGGAGGCGTTATTTTATATCTCACTTCCATCGATAAAAAGATTACAAAGTTGGAAAAAGAAATGCACGAAAATAAATAA
- a CDS encoding Glu/Leu/Phe/Val dehydrogenase — protein sequence MSNTSFFQSVEKNFEKAANITGHPRGLLDQIRECNSVYHMKFPVKVNGEFQVIEAWRVQHSQHRTPTKGGIRYDSMVNEDEVMALASLMTYKCAIVDVPFGGAKGGIKINPKEFSPEELERITRRYAAELCKRQMLGPGLDVPAPDYGTGEKEMSWIMDTYMALNPGSVDGYGCVTGKPVSQHGINGRREATGLGVFYGVREACSFADDMAAIGLNAGIAGKTVVIQGLGNVGYYSAKFFQEGGAIIVGIGEYEGAIYNPAGLDVDEVFNHRKSTGSILNFPGANNLNETTEILEQVCDILIPAALENVIHEGNASRVRAKIIGEAANGPVTAEADEILNAMGIMIIPDMYLNAGGVTVSYFEWLKNLSHVRFGRLQKRFEQGSNMRIVDTIEELTGKKLSDMEVDRIIKGPDEIDLVRSGLEETMINSYHSIRDEWKANSKCNNLRMAAFVVAINKIAGDYLAMGIFP from the coding sequence ATGTCAAATACAAGTTTCTTTCAGAGTGTTGAAAAGAATTTCGAAAAGGCAGCAAATATTACCGGCCATCCTCGTGGCTTGCTGGACCAGATCAGAGAATGTAACTCTGTGTATCACATGAAATTTCCTGTAAAGGTAAATGGAGAATTTCAGGTTATTGAAGCCTGGCGCGTGCAACATTCGCAACATCGTACACCAACAAAAGGTGGTATTCGTTACGATTCCATGGTTAATGAGGATGAAGTAATGGCACTTGCAAGTTTAATGACTTATAAATGTGCAATTGTGGATGTTCCATTCGGTGGTGCAAAAGGTGGAATTAAAATTAATCCAAAAGAATTTTCTCCCGAAGAATTGGAAAGAATAACCAGACGTTATGCTGCAGAATTATGCAAACGTCAGATGTTAGGCCCGGGTCTTGATGTACCTGCTCCAGATTATGGAACCGGTGAAAAAGAAATGAGTTGGATCATGGATACATATATGGCTTTAAATCCGGGAAGTGTGGATGGATATGGTTGTGTAACGGGTAAACCGGTATCTCAACACGGTATTAATGGAAGAAGAGAAGCAACAGGTTTAGGAGTTTTTTATGGTGTAAGAGAAGCTTGTAGTTTCGCAGATGATATGGCAGCAATTGGTTTAAATGCAGGTATTGCAGGAAAAACAGTTGTTATTCAAGGATTGGGAAATGTTGGATATTATTCAGCAAAATTCTTTCAGGAAGGTGGTGCAATAATTGTTGGTATCGGAGAATATGAAGGTGCAATTTATAATCCCGCTGGATTAGATGTGGATGAAGTATTTAACCATAGAAAATCAACAGGATCCATTTTAAATTTTCCTGGTGCAAATAATCTCAATGAAACTACAGAGATCCTTGAACAAGTATGTGATATTTTAATTCCTGCTGCATTGGAAAACGTTATTCACGAAGGAAATGCATCACGTGTAAGAGCAAAAATAATTGGTGAAGCAGCAAATGGACCTGTAACTGCAGAAGCGGATGAGATCTTAAATGCAATGGGAATTATGATAATTCCGGATATGTATTTAAATGCCGGTGGAGTTACCGTTAGTTATTTTGAATGGTTAAAAAATTTATCGCATGTTCGTTTCGGACGTTTACAAAAACGTTTTGAACAGGGAAGTAATATGCGTATAGTGGATACCATTGAAGAACTTACGGGTAAAAAATTATCCGATATGGAAGTTGACCGGATCATTAAAGGACCTGATGAAATTGATCTGGTGAGAAGTGGATTGGAAGAAACTATGATCAACTCTTATCATTCTATTCGCGATGAATGGAAAGCAAATTCAAAATGTAATAACCTGCGTATGGCAGCATTTGTGGTTGCAATTAATAAAATAGCAGGCGATTATTTAGCCATGGGTATTTTCCCTTGA
- a CDS encoding carboxypeptidase-like regulatory domain-containing protein has protein sequence MKSIYILLFIFSINNTFSQIYSGIIKDASTDQPLAFVNIGIPKKNIGTVSQFDGTFHLNFSEENMSDTLRISMIGYKTQLIPVKKFISDFIQLNKSITLEPDIKELSEVIIRPRNMKEAVLGNDFNSPNVSAGFLTDDLGSELGTVMKLKDGKTYYLKSCGFNFAQVNYDSIIFRVNIYDLEDGLPGELLISLPIYITIYRDQKNAVVDLYPYDIKVDDDFVLSLEWLQDLPDKTKGVMFCAGFFGHKVVFRQTSQADWAGFPIGIGIWCKAEFEK, from the coding sequence ATGAAATCAATTTATATCCTACTATTTATTTTTTCTATAAATAATACATTTTCACAAATTTATTCGGGTATTATCAAAGATGCTTCCACTGATCAACCTTTGGCTTTTGTAAATATTGGAATTCCAAAAAAGAATATTGGCACAGTTTCACAATTTGATGGCACTTTCCATTTGAATTTTTCAGAGGAAAACATGTCTGATACTTTGAGAATATCGATGATAGGGTATAAAACTCAACTCATTCCTGTTAAAAAATTTATTTCTGATTTTATTCAACTAAATAAATCCATAACACTTGAACCAGATATAAAAGAACTTTCGGAAGTGATAATAAGACCGCGCAATATGAAGGAAGCAGTGCTCGGCAATGATTTTAATTCCCCAAATGTTTCTGCAGGATTTTTAACTGATGATCTTGGTTCAGAACTGGGAACGGTAATGAAATTAAAGGATGGCAAAACCTACTACTTAAAATCATGTGGATTCAATTTTGCGCAGGTAAATTATGACAGCATAATTTTCAGAGTAAATATTTATGATCTGGAGGATGGTCTGCCCGGTGAATTGCTAATATCTCTCCCTATATACATTACAATTTATCGCGACCAGAAAAATGCAGTTGTTGACCTTTATCCTTACGATATTAAGGTGGATGATGATTTTGTGTTATCACTCGAATGGTTGCAGGATCTTCCCGACAAAACCAAAGGAGTAATGTTTTGTGCAGGATTTTTTGGTCACAAGGTTGTTTTTCGCCAAACGAGTCAGGCCGATTGGGCCGGCTTCCCAATAGGAATCGGCATTTGGTGTAAGGCAGAATTTGAGAAATAA
- a CDS encoding agmatinase family protein yields MEENQSKSEKIAAFDASGVGVSNNQLFGLPFTYDESELILFSVPWEATVSYRDGTAKGPEAILKASTQVDLYDNDNPNGWHAGIFTTKFSASLKKKNGEIRKIASTYIRSLEKGKEINTATVLDTVNAACEKMNKQVKTEASKILTDNKIPGLIGGDHSTPLGLMEALSEKHGGFGILQIDAHADLRESYEGFTYSHASIMFNALKIENVKKLVQVGVRDICDDEINIIDNSDRRIVTFFDHEIKNALFNGIQWSAICRQIVEELPKNVYISFDIDGLVQTFCPNTGTPVPGGLQYEQAIYLLNEIIISGRKIIGFDIVEVAPGDDEWDAIVGARLLYKLCNLALKSNVEFV; encoded by the coding sequence ATGGAAGAAAATCAGTCGAAATCAGAAAAAATTGCAGCCTTTGATGCTAGCGGTGTTGGTGTTTCCAATAATCAATTATTCGGACTACCCTTTACTTATGATGAAAGTGAACTTATCTTATTCTCCGTGCCATGGGAAGCAACAGTTTCTTACCGCGATGGAACAGCAAAAGGCCCGGAAGCAATTTTAAAAGCATCCACACAAGTTGATCTTTATGATAACGACAATCCAAACGGTTGGCATGCAGGAATATTTACTACTAAATTTTCTGCTTCCCTGAAAAAGAAAAATGGTGAAATAAGAAAAATTGCGTCTACTTATATCAGATCTTTAGAAAAAGGTAAAGAAATAAATACCGCTACCGTATTAGACACTGTAAATGCTGCTTGTGAAAAAATGAATAAACAAGTAAAAACAGAAGCTTCTAAAATCTTAACCGATAATAAAATTCCAGGATTAATTGGCGGTGACCACAGTACTCCTCTCGGATTAATGGAAGCATTATCTGAAAAACACGGCGGTTTTGGTATTTTACAAATTGATGCGCACGCCGATCTTCGCGAATCATACGAAGGGTTTACTTATTCACATGCAAGTATCATGTTCAATGCCCTGAAAATTGAAAATGTTAAAAAATTGGTGCAGGTAGGTGTTAGAGATATTTGTGATGATGAAATAAATATTATTGATAATTCAGATCGCAGAATAGTTACCTTCTTCGACCATGAAATAAAAAATGCATTGTTCAATGGAATTCAGTGGTCAGCAATTTGTCGTCAGATAGTAGAAGAATTACCTAAAAATGTTTATATCAGTTTTGATATTGATGGTTTGGTTCAAACATTTTGTCCAAATACCGGAACTCCCGTACCTGGTGGATTACAATACGAACAGGCAATTTATTTATTAAATGAAATTATAATTTCCGGTCGCAAAATAATTGGTTTTGATATTGTGGAAGTTGCACCGGGAGATGATGAATGGGACGCAATTGTAGGAGCGCGATTATTATACAAATTATGTAATCTCGCTTTGAAAAGCAATGTCGAATTTGTTTAA
- a CDS encoding redoxin domain-containing protein, with protein MSNLFNKIIFLMVCTSLWGCRSPLEKISSITLTDFFNKEIYLAEISAHKATVIAFLSPECPLSENYTKTLNDIQLEFEEKDVDFINMFPGTLYSGEEIQTFIQTYQLKQNNLPDKKLMLAKYLKATTTPEVFVLNNKGEVVYSGAIDNWAIDLGEKRQVITEFYLKDALNALLQNKKIAVKKTTAVGCFIEGV; from the coding sequence ATGTCGAATTTGTTTAATAAAATAATATTTCTAATGGTTTGCACCTCCTTATGGGGATGCAGATCACCATTGGAAAAAATATCTTCTATAACATTAACAGATTTTTTTAATAAGGAGATTTATTTAGCTGAAATTTCAGCTCATAAAGCCACGGTAATAGCATTTTTATCTCCCGAATGTCCTTTAAGTGAAAATTATACAAAAACCTTAAATGATATTCAACTCGAATTTGAAGAAAAGGATGTTGATTTTATAAATATGTTTCCAGGTACATTATACAGTGGGGAAGAAATTCAGACTTTTATTCAAACCTACCAATTAAAACAAAATAATTTACCGGATAAAAAATTAATGCTGGCAAAATATTTAAAGGCCACCACAACTCCTGAAGTGTTTGTTTTGAACAACAAAGGTGAAGTTGTATATTCTGGAGCCATCGACAATTGGGCAATCGACCTCGGTGAAAAACGGCAGGTAATAACTGAATTTTATTTAAAGGATGCCCTGAATGCACTGCTTCAAAATAAGAAGATCGCGGTAAAAAAAACTACAGCTGTAGGTTGTTTTATTGAAGGAGTATAA
- a CDS encoding MFS transporter, which produces MKKIFPYITKPILIISLVSLFTDMASEMLYPIMPVFLTSIGFSAALIGILEGFAEMIAGLSKGYFGQLSDVRQKRLPFVQAGYLLSAVSKPMLALFATPAWIFFTRTVDRLGKGLRTAPRDALLSAQASPQYKARVFGFHRSMDTFGAVLGPMIALIFLIFYPGSYKTLFVIAFIPGIAAVIFTLFLKEKKVSPIDKKINFFSFLKYIKTSDKQYRKLLIGLLIFALVNSSDVLLLLKMKESGMDDSTIIMVYIFYNLVYALLSFPAGIIADKFGVKKTFIFGLFLFVIVYVGFSFTGQNWVYWILFFLYGVYAACTEGIAKAWITNICQANEAGTAIGTYASLSSLCAFVASATAGLLWTLFNAETAFAFTAIVVFATAIYMVSVPYKLREIV; this is translated from the coding sequence ATGAAAAAAATATTCCCATATATTACAAAACCGATCCTGATCATTAGTTTGGTAAGTTTATTTACCGACATGGCCAGTGAAATGTTATATCCTATCATGCCGGTATTTCTCACATCTATCGGGTTTTCTGCAGCATTGATAGGCATTTTGGAAGGTTTTGCAGAAATGATCGCAGGTTTGAGCAAGGGATATTTCGGACAATTATCAGATGTTCGGCAAAAACGATTGCCTTTTGTGCAGGCAGGATATTTATTGAGCGCAGTTTCCAAACCTATGCTTGCATTATTTGCAACTCCCGCCTGGATATTTTTTACAAGAACAGTGGACAGACTTGGAAAAGGTTTACGCACAGCACCGCGTGATGCTTTATTATCCGCCCAGGCTTCTCCTCAATATAAAGCCAGAGTTTTTGGATTCCACAGAAGTATGGATACGTTTGGTGCGGTATTAGGTCCGATGATCGCACTTATATTTTTAATATTTTATCCCGGTTCTTACAAAACATTATTTGTTATCGCATTTATTCCGGGTATTGCAGCAGTTATTTTTACCTTGTTCCTAAAGGAAAAAAAAGTTTCCCCAATAGATAAAAAAATTAATTTTTTTTCTTTCCTGAAATATATTAAAACTTCCGACAAACAATATCGAAAATTACTAATCGGACTGCTGATCTTTGCTTTAGTAAACAGTTCCGATGTGTTGCTTTTATTAAAAATGAAGGAATCGGGAATGGATGACAGCACCATTATCATGGTTTATATTTTTTACAACTTAGTTTATGCGTTATTATCTTTCCCGGCAGGCATTATTGCAGATAAATTTGGAGTGAAAAAAACGTTCATTTTTGGTTTGTTTCTTTTCGTAATTGTATATGTCGGATTTTCATTTACAGGTCAAAATTGGGTTTATTGGATACTATTTTTCTTATATGGCGTGTATGCTGCATGTACAGAAGGAATCGCCAAAGCGTGGATAACAAACATCTGCCAAGCAAACGAAGCGGGCACCGCAATTGGCACCTATGCCTCCCTTTCCAGTTTATGCGCTTTTGTGGCCTCTGCAACTGCCGGGTTGTTATGGACACTTTTTAATGCAGAAACTGCATTTGCTTTTACTGCCATCGTAGTTTTCGCTACTGCCATCTACATGGTGAGCGTTCCATATAAATTGCGTGAAATTGTTTAA
- a CDS encoding polysaccharide biosynthesis C-terminal domain-containing protein, translating into MKLIDTIKRTNLITTANLTIRGATLIGKFLLVYFLARNLTVEQYGVWGIFTTSIALSLYVVGLDFYTYSSRRILDFDVADRSPMLRDQLVFYFISYLVLFPLLGLLFVFNVIELRFAIFFYAILLFEHLAQEAYRTFVVFSKPITANVVLFLRTGFWAYVLLILWMSGFDGLRNLKTTYLFWLGGGASAIGVSLFFLAKIKFKSVRHIPIDWAWIRQGIKVSSLFFIGTVGYKIIEFADRYFIDFYHSKESVGVYTLYANMCNIIETFVHTAVIITFSPRLIETFHKNNYDYRKTLGQFAKQVVIYSILIAIALSLLIIPMFKSLEDPMYMQDYKVFLVLVVSKIILNFSLIFHYILYVRKNDFPIIKATVLAAVINILLNFILIPSMNIMGAALATVISFLIVLFMKMYYTRNLPEAKQIIYLRFLRKRKKVKKNNNV; encoded by the coding sequence ATGAAACTTATTGATACGATTAAAAGAACCAATCTCATCACCACTGCAAATCTTACAATAAGGGGTGCAACACTCATTGGTAAGTTTTTATTGGTTTACTTCCTTGCGCGAAATTTAACAGTAGAACAATATGGGGTTTGGGGGATATTCACTACTTCTATCGCATTATCTCTATATGTAGTGGGACTCGATTTCTATACCTATTCCTCGCGCAGAATTCTGGATTTTGATGTTGCAGACCGAAGCCCGATGTTGCGCGACCAACTGGTTTTTTATTTTATAAGTTATCTGGTATTGTTTCCACTTCTGGGTTTACTTTTTGTATTTAATGTTATTGAACTCAGGTTTGCCATTTTCTTTTATGCTATTCTCCTATTTGAACATCTGGCGCAGGAAGCGTATCGAACCTTTGTGGTTTTTTCAAAACCAATTACTGCAAATGTAGTTTTATTTCTTCGCACCGGATTTTGGGCCTATGTATTATTAATACTTTGGATGAGTGGATTCGACGGGTTGCGAAATCTGAAGACAACCTATTTATTCTGGCTTGGTGGTGGTGCATCTGCAATTGGGGTTTCTTTGTTTTTTCTGGCTAAGATCAAATTTAAATCTGTAAGACATATCCCCATCGACTGGGCATGGATAAGGCAAGGAATCAAGGTGAGTTCATTATTTTTTATCGGAACAGTTGGATATAAAATTATTGAATTTGCCGACAGATACTTTATCGATTTTTATCACTCAAAAGAATCAGTGGGTGTTTATACCTTATACGCAAACATGTGCAATATTATAGAAACCTTTGTGCATACTGCAGTTATTATTACATTTTCACCACGACTTATTGAAACATTTCATAAAAATAATTACGATTACAGAAAAACGTTGGGTCAGTTCGCAAAACAAGTTGTGATATATAGTATATTAATTGCAATTGCACTTTCCTTACTCATTATTCCAATGTTCAAATCGCTGGAAGATCCAATGTACATGCAGGATTACAAGGTATTTTTGGTTTTGGTAGTATCTAAGATCATTCTGAATTTCTCGCTAATCTTTCATTATATTTTATATGTTAGAAAAAATGACTTCCCTATTATTAAAGCAACTGTTTTAGCCGCAGTGATCAATATTTTACTTAATTTCATACTCATTCCATCAATGAATATCATGGGAGCTGCACTGGCTACGGTTATCAGCTTCCTTATAGTGTTGTTCATGAAAATGTATTACACCCGAAATTTACCCGAAGCAAAACAAATTATTTACCTTCGGTTTTTGCGGAAAAGAAAAAAAGTGAAGAAAAATAATAATGTCTAA
- a CDS encoding glycosyltransferase family 2 protein — MKKLSILLSTINDRIYAAESILLQNFEDTEFIVVHQITDYDTADKYQSFYTKFDSEKTKFIPRFEKGTGRSRNCAMENASGELFYLCDDDLIFKKDFYQQIMKASEQFPIADIYTFKIETTAHQPYKNYPSNSFTHSIRSCATVSIVEMVIRRSAFQKGLVKFDERFGLGTKYNTGEEFVMLSDGIKKGLKAVYVPEYLVQHPPISSGKIFNKEVAFDKGAMITKVYGWKFLIIDGLFALRKYNEYKSSLGFLSFIYNIYKGSFKFLRNG; from the coding sequence ATGAAAAAACTGAGCATACTGCTGTCGACAATAAATGACAGAATTTATGCAGCTGAATCCATTTTACTTCAAAACTTTGAGGATACTGAATTTATTGTTGTTCACCAGATAACAGATTACGATACCGCAGATAAATATCAGTCATTTTATACAAAATTTGATAGCGAAAAAACAAAATTTATTCCCCGATTTGAAAAAGGAACCGGCCGTAGCCGAAATTGTGCAATGGAAAATGCCAGTGGCGAATTATTTTATTTGTGTGATGACGACCTGATTTTTAAGAAAGATTTTTATCAGCAAATAATGAAAGCATCTGAACAATTTCCCATTGCAGATATTTATACCTTTAAAATAGAAACTACAGCACATCAGCCCTATAAAAATTATCCCTCCAATTCATTCACACATTCGATCCGAAGTTGCGCCACAGTTTCCATTGTGGAAATGGTGATCAGAAGATCGGCATTTCAAAAAGGATTAGTAAAATTTGATGAACGTTTCGGATTAGGAACAAAATATAATACCGGCGAAGAATTTGTAATGTTAAGCGATGGAATAAAAAAAGGATTAAAAGCAGTTTACGTTCCCGAATATCTTGTACAACATCCGCCAATAAGTTCAGGTAAAATATTTAATAAGGAAGTTGCATTTGACAAAGGAGCTATGATAACAAAAGTGTATGGATGGAAATTTTTGATCATCGATGGATTATTTGCCTTGCGAAAGTATAATGAATATAAAAGCTCGTTGGGTTTCCTTAGTTTTATATACAATATTTATAAAGGAAGTTTTAAATTTTTAAGAAATGGCTGA
- a CDS encoding glycosyltransferase family 2 protein has translation MAEPLVSVIMPVYNSEHFLEDAIRSVINQLYLNWELWLIDDNSTDNSKEIISNFTSIDKRIKSIFLTANSGTAIARNTAILKCTGKYIAFLDADDIWLPEKLMLQINSMEMNERSFTFSCYTTMDENGKDLKKTISAPKTVNYAQLLKNNTIGCLTAIYNSEKLGKMLMPEIRKRQDYGLWLNILKTGVIGYGIQQPLAIYRIRESSLSNKKTNVLKYNWILLRKHQNLSLFSALYYFSCFLFNKTIKYMKQ, from the coding sequence ATGGCTGAACCACTCGTATCTGTAATAATGCCGGTGTATAATTCAGAACATTTTCTGGAAGATGCCATCCGATCTGTAATTAATCAGCTTTACCTTAATTGGGAACTCTGGTTAATTGATGATAATAGTACGGATAATTCTAAAGAAATAATTTCAAATTTTACTTCCATTGATAAAAGGATAAAAAGTATTTTCCTGACAGCAAACAGCGGAACTGCGATCGCAAGAAATACTGCAATTTTAAAGTGTACGGGAAAGTATATTGCATTTTTAGATGCCGATGATATTTGGTTACCGGAAAAACTTATGCTACAGATCAATTCTATGGAGATGAATGAACGTTCATTCACTTTCAGTTGTTATACAACAATGGATGAAAATGGAAAAGATCTGAAGAAAACTATTTCCGCACCTAAAACAGTAAATTACGCACAATTATTAAAAAATAATACTATTGGTTGTTTAACAGCAATTTATAATTCTGAAAAATTAGGCAAAATGTTAATGCCTGAAATTCGCAAACGACAGGATTATGGTTTGTGGTTAAATATTCTGAAAACAGGTGTTATCGGCTATGGAATACAGCAACCACTTGCAATTTATCGAATACGTGAATCTTCCTTATCCAATAAAAAAACGAATGTGTTGAAATACAACTGGATATTATTGCGCAAACATCAAAATTTATCGCTGTTCAGTGCTCTGTATTATTTCAGCTGTTTTCTTTTCAACAAAACAATTAAATACATGAAACAATGA
- a CDS encoding NAD(P)H-binding protein, which produces MKKAVIFGSTGLTGSVLLQHLIDTKYYTEIVCFVRREKATAEAGAKYIVTNFSDLDTYGAEFENADVFCCLGTTIKQVNYDKEKFKEADLYNPLLIANCVKKYNANQLLIISALGAKSNSSIFYNRVKGELQDKLLALKLNSLHILQPSLLVGDRIEKRAGEKVGEVILNLMKPFLIGGLKKYRSIKVTTIAKTMLKLAKEQKQGEYIYTSDLIQQIADA; this is translated from the coding sequence ATGAAAAAAGCAGTAATTTTTGGCTCAACGGGTTTAACGGGTTCAGTCTTACTTCAGCATTTGATCGATACAAAATATTACACTGAAATTGTTTGTTTTGTTCGCCGTGAGAAAGCAACAGCAGAAGCAGGTGCGAAATACATTGTCACCAATTTTAGCGACCTCGATACCTATGGAGCCGAATTTGAAAATGCTGATGTTTTTTGTTGCCTAGGAACTACTATAAAACAGGTAAATTACGATAAGGAAAAATTTAAGGAAGCTGATCTTTATAATCCTTTATTGATCGCAAATTGCGTAAAAAAGTATAATGCCAATCAATTATTGATCATCTCAGCACTTGGCGCCAAAAGCAATTCCTCCATTTTTTATAATCGCGTAAAGGGCGAATTACAGGATAAATTATTGGCACTCAAACTAAATTCACTTCATATATTACAACCTTCTTTATTGGTTGGTGATAGAATTGAAAAAAGAGCTGGAGAAAAAGTGGGTGAGGTTATATTAAATCTTATGAAACCCTTTTTAATTGGTGGATTAAAAAAATACAGGTCTATTAAGGTTACCACAATTGCCAAAACAATGTTAAAACTGGCAAAAGAACAAAAACAAGGAGAATATATTTATACCTCCGACCTCATTCAACAGATCGCGGATGCGTAA
- the queG gene encoding tRNA epoxyqueuosine(34) reductase QueG, protein MRNSTKENITAFIKKGAADAGFSYCGISKAGQLEEEARLLEKWLNQNRHGKMFYMENHFDMRIDPTKLVPDSKSVISLMYNYFTEEKQTEEADYHISTYAFGEDYHVVIKDKLYTFINEIKHIAGDFHSRIFVDSAPVLEKAWAQKSGLGWQGKNTNIINPRSGSFFFLAEIICDLELIYDGPMKDYCGSCTACVDACPTDALHEPYYIDATKCISYLTIELKDEFISSEFKGKMENRIFGCDICQDVCPWNRFSTPHKENKFIPQPELLDLKKKDWDQLSEESFNRLFKDSPVQRTKFKGLKRNIDFLQ, encoded by the coding sequence ATGCGTAATTCCACCAAAGAAAATATTACAGCATTTATTAAAAAAGGTGCCGCTGATGCCGGGTTTTCCTATTGCGGCATATCCAAAGCCGGCCAATTAGAAGAGGAAGCACGTTTATTGGAAAAATGGTTGAACCAAAACAGACATGGCAAAATGTTTTATATGGAAAATCATTTCGACATGCGTATCGATCCTACAAAACTGGTTCCTGATTCCAAATCGGTAATAAGTTTAATGTATAATTATTTTACGGAAGAAAAACAAACAGAAGAGGCTGATTACCATATTTCAACATATGCATTCGGAGAGGATTATCATGTGGTTATAAAAGATAAATTATATACTTTCATTAATGAAATTAAACATATAGCCGGCGATTTTCACAGCAGAATTTTTGTTGATTCGGCACCCGTTCTGGAAAAGGCCTGGGCCCAAAAAAGCGGACTAGGCTGGCAGGGAAAAAACACCAATATTATTAATCCGCGATCAGGTTCATTTTTTTTTCTCGCGGAAATTATTTGTGATCTCGAATTGATCTATGACGGTCCAATGAAAGATTATTGCGGAAGTTGTACTGCCTGTGTTGATGCCTGCCCTACTGATGCATTGCATGAACCATATTATATCGATGCTACCAAGTGCATCTCCTATTTGACCATCGAATTAAAAGATGAATTTATTTCATCGGAATTCAAAGGCAAAATGGAAAATAGAATTTTCGGTTGTGATATTTGTCAGGATGTTTGCCCATGGAATCGATTTTCCACTCCACATAAGGAAAATAAATTTATCCCACAACCGGAATTACTAGACCTTAAAAAAAAGGACTGGGATCAACTCTCTGAAGAGTCCTTCAACAGATTATTTAAGGATTCACCCGTACAGAGAACAAAATTTAAAGGGTTAAAACGCAATATTGATTTTTTACAATAA